One genomic window of Polyangium aurulentum includes the following:
- a CDS encoding vWA domain-containing protein yields MTSSKIVLCSFITVALSAAVVACGAAGSGTTSGDTTSGNGGAGGTGSSGTSGEPDPDIPFPSGGASSGGTGGSDCAPNVSQASFKPAYLGVAFDVSGSMGKLDKPYHDPKLKWEPVVAATKAFFGDPESKDISASLTFFPIPGGDSVRCEPKNYLTPYVPMTKLPSAAFATAIDANTPKTSSDWLGGTPTLAVVTGTFGFLEPMQKADPDALYALVLITDGYPAGCDDNNIASLEAAVAAVKDTIPTYVIGVQNPPGGPDAVTNLDAIAVAGGTEKAFIIETGDPEKTKADFKAIIDGIRKQAVSCEVPIPAPPPGTVFDAGKVNVTYTSSGQETVLGYDQTCTGQNAWRYDDPNAPKSIVLCDSTCTKVQADIKAELKVQFGCTTIEIPK; encoded by the coding sequence ATGACTTCCAGCAAGATTGTCCTCTGTTCGTTCATTACAGTCGCGCTGAGCGCCGCGGTCGTCGCCTGCGGCGCTGCGGGCTCGGGCACCACGAGCGGCGACACCACGAGCGGCAACGGGGGTGCCGGCGGGACGGGCAGCTCCGGGACGTCAGGCGAGCCTGACCCCGACATCCCCTTCCCGAGCGGCGGCGCGTCCAGCGGGGGCACGGGCGGCAGCGATTGCGCCCCCAATGTGAGTCAAGCCTCGTTCAAGCCGGCGTATCTCGGCGTCGCGTTCGACGTCTCCGGCAGCATGGGAAAGCTCGACAAGCCTTACCACGACCCCAAGCTCAAGTGGGAGCCGGTCGTGGCGGCCACGAAGGCCTTCTTCGGCGATCCGGAGTCGAAGGACATCTCGGCCTCGCTCACGTTCTTCCCCATTCCCGGGGGCGATTCGGTGCGGTGTGAGCCCAAGAATTACCTCACCCCGTACGTGCCCATGACCAAGCTGCCGTCGGCGGCCTTCGCGACCGCGATCGACGCCAACACGCCGAAGACGTCGAGCGATTGGCTCGGCGGCACGCCGACGCTCGCCGTCGTCACCGGCACCTTCGGGTTCCTGGAACCGATGCAAAAGGCCGACCCAGACGCTCTTTATGCCCTGGTGCTGATCACCGATGGCTACCCAGCAGGCTGCGACGACAACAACATCGCGAGCCTGGAAGCTGCGGTCGCCGCGGTCAAGGATACGATCCCCACGTACGTCATCGGCGTGCAGAACCCGCCGGGAGGTCCGGACGCGGTGACGAACCTCGACGCGATCGCAGTGGCGGGCGGCACCGAGAAGGCTTTCATCATCGAGACCGGCGACCCCGAGAAGACGAAGGCCGATTTCAAGGCCATCATCGACGGCATCCGGAAGCAAGCGGTCTCCTGCGAGGTCCCGATCCCTGCGCCCCCGCCGGGGACGGTCTTCGACGCGGGCAAGGTGAACGTCACGTACACGAGCAGCGGCCAAGAGACCGTCCTCGGCTATGACCAGACGTGCACCGGCCAGAACGCCTGGCGCTACGATGACCCGAATGCTCCCAAGTCGATCGTGCTGTGCGATAGCACCTGCACGAAGGTGCAAGCCGACATCAAGGCCGAGCTCAAGGTGCAATTCGGGTGCACGACCATCGAGATCCCCAAGTAA
- a CDS encoding pectate lyase family protein, protein MRTKLSGILGSATILFLAAANGCSSSSNSDGTGGSSASSNGAAGSSSASSSNDASATSSGSSNGGGGGAGGQGGSGGGGGSSSASSSSSASSSSGAGGGNVGGCPESQLIGWASESGHGVETTTGGGNATPVTVKTAAELEAAVESPNPMVIIVDGTISLAEVDIASNKTLIGKDANATIEGGLRIRGDGAAPNKMVSNVIVRNLRVHNGTSENDGDGIQIYFAHHVWVDHVEVWDSLDGNFDIVHGSDFVTVSWLKFHYTNDAPDPAHRFSNLISHSDNNAAEDTGRLRITLHHNWWADGVTERMPRIRFGQIHVLNNYYSATGNNYAVGAGREAKVVVENNYYDGVKDPHIFYNGEPTAQIVAKGNTYIGISNDTKKDAGQGNAFTPPYTYTADPADAALKDVVMKCAGPQ, encoded by the coding sequence ATGCGTACGAAGCTTTCGGGTATCTTGGGCTCTGCCACCATCCTGTTCCTCGCGGCGGCGAACGGCTGCTCATCGTCGTCCAACTCCGACGGGACGGGCGGCAGCAGCGCCTCGTCGAATGGAGCCGCTGGGAGCAGCAGCGCTTCGTCGTCGAACGACGCGAGCGCCACGAGCAGCGGTAGCAGTAATGGCGGCGGCGGTGGCGCGGGCGGGCAGGGCGGAAGCGGCGGCGGCGGTGGCAGCTCCAGCGCGAGCAGCAGCTCCAGCGCGAGCAGCAGCTCGGGCGCCGGCGGCGGCAATGTCGGAGGTTGCCCGGAGAGCCAGCTCATTGGCTGGGCGAGCGAGAGCGGACACGGCGTGGAGACCACCACGGGTGGCGGCAATGCGACTCCCGTGACGGTCAAGACCGCCGCGGAGCTCGAGGCTGCCGTGGAGAGCCCGAATCCAATGGTCATCATCGTCGATGGCACGATCAGCCTCGCCGAGGTCGACATCGCGTCCAACAAGACCCTCATCGGCAAGGATGCAAACGCCACCATCGAGGGTGGTCTCCGGATCCGCGGCGACGGCGCGGCGCCGAACAAGATGGTCTCGAACGTGATCGTCCGGAACCTGCGCGTGCACAACGGTACGTCGGAAAATGACGGTGACGGGATCCAGATCTATTTCGCGCATCACGTATGGGTCGACCACGTGGAGGTCTGGGATTCCCTGGACGGCAACTTCGACATCGTGCACGGCTCGGATTTCGTGACGGTCTCCTGGCTGAAGTTCCACTACACGAACGACGCGCCGGATCCGGCGCACAGGTTCTCGAACTTGATCAGCCACAGCGATAACAACGCAGCCGAGGACACGGGCAGGCTCCGCATCACGTTGCACCATAACTGGTGGGCCGATGGCGTGACCGAGCGTATGCCGCGTATCCGCTTCGGTCAGATCCACGTGCTCAACAACTACTACTCGGCGACGGGAAACAACTACGCCGTGGGCGCCGGGCGCGAGGCCAAGGTGGTCGTCGAGAACAATTACTATGACGGAGTGAAGGACCCGCACATCTTCTACAACGGGGAGCCGACCGCCCAGATCGTGGCGAAGGGAAACACGTACATCGGCATCTCGAACGATACGAAGAAGGACGCCGGACAGGGCAACGCGTTCACCCCGCCGTACACCTACACGGCGGACCCCGCCGACGCTGCGTTGAAGGATGTCGTGATGAAGTGCGCTGGTCCGCAGTGA
- a CDS encoding pectate lyase family protein, whose translation MKPPIEDAPMGFASLNGGTTGGKGGMVVTVSDSEAFKEAIVGNTPTIVQVQGTINLSGMNDVGSNKTILGLGTDAKIVGGGLYLYEEKNVIIRNISFQDADEDAIGITEKTTNVWIDHNTFSNAADGLLDIVRQSSFVTVSWNVFTNHHKTILIGHSDAASADAGHLKVTIHHNWFDATLTRHPSVRHGTVHALNNFYNSNLSYGVASRMEADVVVEGNYFLNTWFPCVTQYADSDPGDIVEYGNIIETNMPPPVSRDPNDPPPPEVPVCATRGTAFDPAAQYPYTADKAENVQALVTNYAGAGKM comes from the coding sequence GTGAAGCCGCCCATCGAGGACGCTCCCATGGGATTCGCCTCGTTGAACGGCGGGACGACGGGGGGCAAAGGCGGAATGGTCGTCACCGTCTCGGATTCCGAGGCGTTCAAGGAGGCCATCGTCGGCAATACGCCTACCATCGTCCAGGTCCAGGGGACCATCAACCTGTCCGGGATGAACGACGTCGGTTCGAACAAAACCATCCTCGGACTCGGGACCGACGCGAAGATCGTCGGCGGCGGGCTTTACCTCTACGAGGAGAAGAACGTCATCATCCGCAACATCTCGTTCCAGGACGCCGACGAGGACGCGATCGGGATCACCGAAAAGACCACGAACGTGTGGATCGATCACAATACGTTCTCCAACGCGGCAGACGGCTTGCTCGACATCGTCCGCCAGTCGTCGTTCGTGACCGTGTCGTGGAATGTCTTCACGAACCACCACAAGACGATCCTCATCGGGCACTCGGACGCGGCCTCGGCCGACGCCGGTCACCTGAAGGTCACCATCCACCATAACTGGTTCGACGCCACGCTGACGCGCCACCCCAGCGTCCGTCATGGCACGGTGCACGCGCTCAACAACTTCTACAACAGCAATCTGTCCTATGGGGTCGCGTCTCGCATGGAGGCTGACGTGGTCGTCGAAGGGAACTACTTCTTGAATACGTGGTTCCCTTGCGTGACGCAATACGCCGACTCGGATCCGGGGGACATCGTGGAGTACGGCAACATCATCGAGACCAACATGCCGCCGCCGGTATCGCGCGATCCCAATGATCCCCCGCCACCCGAAGTCCCCGTCTGCGCGACGCGTGGCACGGCCTTCGATCCGGCCGCTCAGTACCCCTATACCGCCGATAAAGCAGAGAACGTTCAAGCATTGGTGACGAACTACGCCGGGGCCGGCAAGATGTGA
- a CDS encoding pectate lyase produces MSTRALNASAWLRAGILVPALSLICACSQAGDEPTNEGGSTPADSPAGGAVDNGGTSSNDPGASGGDTDPGSDEGSTGGDNAGAVTSCDSLNPLEILGQFVPADEELAESYEEYITTEVGPLSCATQGTGTARKITQTIFVPPNTVYDGKGEKLTADVAAMKCDTSKGEQGESQRPFFLLAPGASVKNVTITYPGCEGIHMMGDNALENITWEDVGEDAASVRSYFPGGKITIKNSKGFKAADKMFQFNAPCDVRIESFTGAEMGKLLRQNGGTDFELKVDLDTVTVTGVISAVVQSDSPLCFVKHHNLKYQFTGSGDKSDRVFKGIPVENVTEY; encoded by the coding sequence ATGTCGACGAGAGCGTTGAATGCTTCTGCGTGGCTCCGCGCCGGTATCCTGGTCCCCGCGCTTTCGCTCATCTGTGCATGCTCGCAGGCCGGCGACGAGCCCACCAATGAAGGCGGGAGCACACCCGCTGACAGCCCTGCAGGCGGAGCCGTCGACAATGGCGGGACGAGCTCGAACGATCCAGGCGCGAGCGGCGGCGACACCGACCCCGGCAGTGACGAAGGGAGCACGGGCGGCGACAACGCAGGCGCCGTCACCTCCTGCGACTCGTTGAACCCGCTGGAAATCCTCGGGCAGTTCGTGCCGGCGGACGAGGAGCTGGCCGAGTCTTACGAGGAGTACATCACCACGGAAGTCGGACCGCTGTCATGTGCCACGCAAGGGACTGGAACCGCTCGGAAGATCACCCAGACCATCTTCGTTCCGCCCAATACCGTGTACGACGGCAAGGGCGAGAAGCTGACCGCCGACGTCGCCGCCATGAAATGCGACACCTCGAAGGGTGAGCAGGGTGAGTCGCAGCGACCGTTCTTTCTGCTCGCGCCGGGCGCCAGCGTGAAGAACGTGACCATCACTTACCCTGGCTGCGAGGGGATCCACATGATGGGCGACAACGCGCTCGAGAACATCACCTGGGAGGACGTCGGAGAGGACGCGGCCTCGGTCCGTAGCTACTTCCCCGGTGGGAAGATCACGATCAAGAATAGCAAGGGGTTCAAGGCCGCAGACAAGATGTTCCAGTTCAATGCGCCCTGCGACGTCCGGATCGAGAGCTTCACGGGCGCCGAGATGGGCAAGCTCTTGCGCCAGAACGGCGGGACGGACTTCGAGCTGAAAGTGGACCTCGACACCGTCACGGTGACGGGCGTCATCTCCGCGGTGGTGCAGAGCGACAGCCCGCTCTGCTTCGTCAAACATCACAACCTCAAGTACCAGTTCACCGGCTCGGGCGACAAGAGCGACCGCGTATTCAAGGGCATCCCCGTGGAGAACGTCACCGAGTACTGA
- a CDS encoding pectate lyase: protein MSTKMTFAFPFALMLGVAMTSTACVSYDEDLEATSQEDESLAEDVDTDSSALTTNDTSNATNVTVKATIVVKKGETFDGSGKKFIADADALGDGSQDEGQKPVFKLEDGAKLKNVTLGAPAADGIHTYGNVTLENVVWEDIGEDALTIKSSGTVVLNGGSAQNGDDKVFQINAASTFKVSNFKASNAGKFIRQNGGTTFKVAVEIDNCDISGMKESIFRTDSKTSTVKMTNTKYSKIGKQLFMGVDSKNITQSNNTQY from the coding sequence ATGAGCACCAAGATGACTTTCGCGTTTCCCTTCGCTCTCATGCTCGGCGTCGCCATGACCTCCACCGCCTGCGTCTCCTACGATGAGGATCTCGAGGCCACGAGCCAGGAGGACGAGTCCCTCGCCGAGGACGTCGACACGGATTCATCGGCCCTCACCACAAATGACACGTCCAACGCGACCAACGTCACCGTGAAAGCGACGATCGTCGTCAAGAAGGGCGAAACCTTCGACGGCAGCGGGAAGAAGTTCATCGCTGACGCAGACGCGCTCGGCGACGGCAGCCAGGACGAGGGGCAGAAGCCTGTGTTCAAGCTCGAGGACGGCGCGAAGCTGAAGAACGTGACCCTCGGCGCGCCGGCCGCCGATGGCATCCATACGTATGGAAATGTCACGCTCGAGAACGTCGTCTGGGAGGATATCGGCGAGGACGCGCTCACGATCAAGAGCTCCGGCACGGTGGTCCTCAACGGCGGCTCCGCGCAGAACGGCGACGACAAGGTCTTCCAGATCAACGCCGCCAGCACCTTCAAGGTCTCGAACTTCAAGGCGAGCAACGCCGGGAAGTTCATCCGACAGAATGGCGGCACCACGTTCAAGGTCGCCGTCGAGATCGACAATTGCGACATCTCCGGCATGAAGGAGTCGATCTTCCGCACGGACAGCAAGACCAGCACCGTCAAGATGACGAACACCAAGTACAGCAAGATCGGCAAGCAGCTCTTCATGGGCGTGGACTCGAAGAACATCACGCAGTCGAACAACACCCAGTACTGA
- a CDS encoding pectate lyase family protein, translating to MRKNTFSLISVALGCVALSVGCGDGTGTNTTSNGSGGSGGTGSSTGGTPTSSGTGGESAGTGGAGGTAGEGGSGGGATGSGGAGGGGGAGGGGGAGGGSSQGPGDASLIGFANYKADGLNTTTGGKGGAVVTVTNYDELVAALADDAPRIIKISGTIKGAGTPMLRVTSNKTIIGQGANATIDGFGFDVNGNPSGICMDPTPSSYTPASNIIIRNLTFINSPDDSINVMCFSHHVWVDHNTFELSKDGSIDIKRGSDWATVSWNRFNKTDKTMLLGHDDGNAAQDTGKLHVTYHHNWFNHTKQRNPRVRFGHAHVFNNFADAIGDYMIGKGVDCSIYADANYLKDCGDASDDYGGDDLTWANDNILDNTEPPIANGKGFDPKTFYQYTSDPAKDIPTIVPKDAGAGILTGNEY from the coding sequence ATGAGGAAAAACACGTTCTCTTTGATATCGGTCGCGCTCGGATGCGTGGCGCTTTCCGTGGGCTGCGGCGATGGCACCGGGACGAATACGACGTCCAACGGGAGTGGAGGTAGCGGCGGGACGGGGTCGTCGACGGGAGGCACCCCGACCTCGTCAGGCACGGGGGGCGAGAGCGCGGGCACGGGGGGCGCTGGAGGCACCGCGGGTGAAGGCGGATCAGGGGGCGGGGCCACCGGCTCGGGCGGCGCAGGGGGCGGCGGCGGCGCAGGGGGCGGCGGCGGCGCAGGGGGCGGCTCTTCGCAGGGCCCGGGGGACGCCTCGCTCATCGGATTCGCGAATTACAAGGCCGATGGATTGAACACGACGACGGGCGGCAAGGGCGGCGCGGTCGTGACCGTGACGAACTACGACGAGCTCGTGGCCGCGCTCGCGGACGACGCGCCGAGGATCATCAAGATCTCGGGCACCATCAAAGGCGCCGGCACCCCGATGCTGCGCGTGACCTCCAACAAGACCATCATCGGCCAGGGCGCGAATGCGACGATCGATGGCTTCGGCTTCGACGTGAACGGCAATCCGTCCGGCATCTGCATGGATCCGACGCCGTCCAGCTACACGCCCGCTTCGAACATCATCATCCGCAACCTCACGTTCATCAATTCGCCAGACGACTCCATCAACGTCATGTGCTTCTCGCACCACGTGTGGGTCGATCACAACACGTTCGAATTGAGCAAGGACGGGTCGATCGACATCAAGCGCGGCTCGGACTGGGCGACGGTCTCGTGGAACCGCTTCAACAAGACGGACAAGACCATGCTGCTCGGTCACGATGATGGGAATGCCGCGCAGGACACCGGCAAGCTGCACGTGACCTACCACCACAACTGGTTCAACCACACCAAGCAGCGGAACCCGCGCGTCCGCTTCGGGCATGCCCACGTGTTCAACAACTTCGCCGACGCCATCGGCGATTACATGATCGGCAAGGGCGTGGACTGCTCCATTTACGCCGACGCGAACTACCTCAAGGACTGCGGGGACGCTTCCGACGATTACGGCGGCGACGACCTCACCTGGGCGAACGACAACATCCTCGACAACACCGAGCCGCCCATCGCGAACGGCAAGGGCTTCGATCCGAAGACGTTTTACCAGTACACGTCGGACCCGGCCAAGGACATCCCGACGATCGTCCCGAAGGACGCCGGCGCCGGCATCCTGACCGGCAACGAGTACTGA
- a CDS encoding serine/threonine-protein kinase, which produces MDRFTDAEPRLLTRYALHGEIASGGMATVHFGRLRGAHGFARTVAIKRLHPQFARSAEFRNMLLDEANLAARIRHPNVVATLELVQEEDELFLVMEYVAGDSLSRLLRECHAAGERIPPPIGCALLLGTLEGLHAAHEATTESGTPLQIVHRDVSPQNILVGRDGMARVLDFGIARATVRCQASREGQLKGKLRYMAPEQLRGAPVDRRADVYAAAVVLWEVLAGRQLFEGESEAEIFGRILEGIIRPPSAFADLPPGLDDLVLRGLAARPEDRYATAFEMARALEGALEPASLHKVSAWVEHTIGEHLALLDCRLATIEASASLADPASARASRPQWPEAPATSDRAKGPVSVASVSARGSRPQWSEASTQTDITQAPTSAAPRSAQASRPQWSEASTKTDITRAPPSVTQRSALPSRPQWSESPTMTDMARTPVPMHEAPMSAPEAPHRSRVRWLGIVAVLGLAGAAIGVLSWGPRATNANGSAAVNPPASPSGEPAPAAPASAPEAPIGHDAPAEPPAPAPSLAAAPSPAATVRTPPPVTSPRARPPTQPAPRTPSTQPAPRSPSPCDPPYFVGKDGIRRVKRGCL; this is translated from the coding sequence ATGGATCGGTTCACCGACGCCGAGCCGCGGCTCCTCACCCGTTACGCGCTCCATGGAGAAATCGCCTCCGGAGGGATGGCGACGGTGCATTTCGGCCGCCTCCGGGGTGCCCACGGCTTCGCGCGGACGGTGGCCATCAAGCGACTGCACCCTCAGTTCGCCCGCTCGGCAGAGTTCCGCAACATGCTGCTCGACGAGGCGAACCTCGCCGCGCGGATCCGACACCCCAACGTCGTCGCCACCCTGGAGCTCGTGCAGGAGGAGGACGAGCTCTTTCTCGTCATGGAGTACGTCGCCGGCGATTCCCTCTCGCGCCTCCTGCGCGAGTGCCACGCGGCCGGGGAGCGGATCCCGCCGCCGATCGGGTGTGCCCTGCTCCTCGGCACGCTCGAGGGGCTGCACGCCGCCCACGAGGCGACCACCGAGAGTGGAACGCCCCTCCAGATCGTGCACCGCGATGTCTCCCCCCAGAACATCCTGGTCGGTCGGGACGGAATGGCGCGCGTGCTCGATTTCGGTATCGCCCGCGCGACCGTGCGCTGTCAGGCGAGCCGGGAAGGTCAGCTCAAGGGCAAGCTCCGTTATATGGCCCCGGAGCAGCTTCGCGGCGCGCCCGTCGATCGCCGCGCCGACGTGTACGCCGCGGCTGTCGTGCTCTGGGAGGTGCTCGCCGGCAGGCAGCTCTTCGAGGGCGAGAGCGAGGCCGAGATCTTCGGCCGTATCCTCGAGGGGATCATTCGGCCGCCGAGCGCGTTCGCGGACCTGCCCCCCGGCCTCGACGATCTGGTCCTGCGCGGGCTCGCCGCGCGGCCGGAGGATCGCTATGCGACGGCCTTCGAGATGGCCCGGGCGCTGGAGGGGGCGCTCGAGCCGGCGAGCTTGCACAAGGTCAGCGCGTGGGTCGAGCACACGATCGGCGAGCACCTGGCCTTGCTGGATTGCCGCCTCGCGACGATAGAAGCGTCGGCGTCCCTCGCGGACCCGGCGAGCGCACGGGCTTCGCGACCGCAATGGCCCGAGGCGCCAGCGACGAGCGACCGGGCGAAGGGGCCGGTCTCCGTGGCATCGGTGAGCGCACGGGGCTCGCGACCGCAATGGTCGGAGGCGTCGACGCAGACGGACATCACACAGGCGCCGACCTCGGCGGCCCCGCGCAGCGCGCAGGCTTCGCGGCCGCAATGGTCGGAGGCGTCGACGAAGACGGACATCACACGGGCGCCGCCTTCGGTGACCCAGCGGAGCGCGTTGCCTTCGCGGCCGCAATGGTCGGAGTCGCCGACGATGACCGACATGGCGCGGACGCCCGTGCCCATGCACGAAGCCCCGATGAGCGCGCCCGAGGCGCCGCACCGCTCTCGCGTGCGCTGGCTCGGCATCGTCGCGGTCCTCGGCCTCGCGGGGGCGGCGATCGGCGTCTTGTCCTGGGGGCCCCGCGCAACGAATGCAAATGGTTCCGCGGCGGTGAACCCCCCGGCGAGCCCCTCGGGCGAGCCTGCACCCGCCGCACCGGCGAGCGCGCCGGAAGCCCCCATTGGCCACGATGCGCCCGCGGAGCCGCCCGCGCCCGCGCCCAGCCTGGCCGCGGCGCCCTCGCCCGCCGCGACCGTGCGCACGCCCCCGCCCGTGACATCCCCGCGCGCGCGCCCGCCCACGCAGCCCGCGCCGCGCACCCCGTCCACGCAGCCCGCGCCGCGCAGCCCATCGCCGTGCGACCCGCCCTATTTCGTGGGCAAAGACGGCATCCGGCGCGTCAAGCGCGGGTGTCTATGA
- a CDS encoding sigma 54-interacting transcriptional regulator yields the protein MTTIHDRPVTVTTIRSDAVELPDLRVVVSPPSAPPVEATLGLRPLVFGSSPSCDVLVPDPLVSRRHCQLLLEERGVVLRDLGSKNGTFMGNMRIFEILMPPDASATIGTTTIVLRASGRPAVVPLSTSARFGQALGAALAMRALFAQLERAAAASETILLLGESGTGKELLARAVHDASPRRDCPFVVFDCSAVAPSLLEAELFGHAKGAFTGAASARAGLLEQAHGGTLFIDEIGELPLELQPKLLRALESRQCRRVGSTQYTPFDARIVAATHRDLQGRVAAGTFREDLYYRLAVVEAMVPPLRERKEDIPLLVERFLAAQSPPLTLADLPPNAMDLLKAHHWPGNVRELRNTVTRLVLFPHMVEQAITRTAPRRVGGAADELGQIIALPLREARDMVVEQFERKYITAKLREHGGNVSRAAAAMGVSRQFLHRLMERYGTPRDGGG from the coding sequence GTGACAACCATCCACGACCGGCCCGTCACCGTAACCACGATCCGCAGCGACGCGGTCGAGCTGCCCGATCTGCGCGTCGTCGTCTCGCCGCCCTCCGCGCCGCCCGTCGAGGCGACGCTGGGGCTCAGGCCCCTCGTGTTCGGCTCGAGCCCGAGTTGCGACGTCCTGGTGCCCGATCCGCTGGTCTCGCGCAGGCATTGCCAGCTCCTGCTCGAGGAGCGCGGTGTCGTGCTCCGCGACCTGGGCAGCAAGAACGGCACGTTCATGGGCAACATGCGGATCTTCGAGATCCTCATGCCCCCGGACGCCAGCGCGACGATAGGCACCACGACCATCGTCCTCCGCGCGAGCGGCAGGCCCGCGGTGGTCCCGCTATCGACCTCGGCGCGCTTCGGCCAGGCCCTCGGCGCCGCGCTCGCGATGCGCGCCCTCTTCGCGCAGCTCGAGCGCGCCGCGGCCGCCTCGGAGACGATCCTCCTGCTCGGCGAGTCGGGCACGGGCAAAGAGCTCCTCGCGCGGGCCGTCCACGACGCGAGCCCCCGACGCGATTGCCCCTTCGTGGTCTTCGATTGCAGCGCCGTCGCGCCCAGCCTGCTCGAGGCAGAGCTGTTCGGGCACGCGAAGGGGGCGTTCACGGGCGCGGCCAGCGCGCGGGCCGGCCTGCTCGAGCAAGCCCATGGGGGCACGCTCTTCATCGACGAGATCGGCGAGCTGCCCCTCGAGCTGCAGCCCAAGCTCCTGCGGGCCCTGGAGTCCCGCCAGTGTCGCCGCGTCGGATCCACGCAGTACACGCCTTTCGATGCGCGAATCGTCGCCGCCACCCACCGCGACCTGCAGGGCCGCGTCGCCGCCGGCACGTTCCGCGAGGATCTCTATTATCGCCTCGCCGTGGTGGAGGCGATGGTCCCGCCGCTGCGCGAGCGCAAAGAAGACATTCCGCTCCTCGTCGAGCGGTTCCTCGCGGCGCAGTCGCCGCCGCTCACGCTGGCCGACCTGCCGCCGAACGCGATGGACCTCCTCAAGGCCCACCACTGGCCGGGCAACGTGCGCGAGCTGCGAAACACGGTCACGCGGCTCGTTCTGTTCCCTCACATGGTCGAGCAGGCCATCACGCGGACCGCGCCGCGACGTGTCGGGGGCGCCGCGGACGAGCTCGGCCAGATCATCGCGCTGCCGCTGCGCGAGGCGCGGGACATGGTGGTCGAACAGTTCGAGCGCAAATACATCACCGCCAAGCTGCGGGAGCACGGCGGCAACGTGTCCCGCGCCGCCGCCGCGATGGGCGTCTCCCGGCAATTTCTCCACCGCCTGATGGAGCGCTACGGGACACCGCGCGACGGCGGCGGCTGA
- a CDS encoding cupin domain-containing protein, which produces MSDPQQADTPSLVRVPSGATEPFSPEPGLLRWILAYNPNMMLVEHRMELGWTGARHSHPHDQAVYVVSGHLRFAAGDEVFEIRSGDSLVVKGGVEHQAWALAPSVVLDVFTPAREDYMPQR; this is translated from the coding sequence ATGAGCGACCCTCAGCAGGCCGATACTCCGAGCCTCGTCCGCGTGCCGAGCGGCGCCACCGAGCCGTTCTCCCCGGAGCCGGGGCTCTTGCGGTGGATCCTGGCGTATAACCCGAACATGATGCTCGTCGAGCACCGCATGGAGCTCGGATGGACGGGGGCACGCCATAGCCACCCGCACGATCAGGCCGTGTACGTGGTCTCCGGGCACCTCCGGTTTGCTGCCGGTGACGAGGTGTTCGAGATACGGAGCGGCGACAGCCTCGTGGTCAAGGGCGGCGTCGAGCACCAAGCATGGGCGCTCGCTCCCTCGGTCGTGCTGGATGTCTTCACGCCGGCGCGCGAAGATTACATGCCGCAAAGATAG
- a CDS encoding bifunctional 4-hydroxy-2-oxoglutarate aldolase/2-dehydro-3-deoxy-phosphogluconate aldolase — translation MSREDIVQRIESLGLVPVVRAKSAEEAIRATVALREGGVDVVEITMTIPDALSVMREIAARMGNDVLLGAGTVLDAASARACIAAGAQFVVSPGFDRDTIVATHELGKPVFPGALTPTEIIAAWKAGADAVKVFPCSAMGGAKYLRALRGPLPDVKLMPTGGVNLETARDFIAAGAVALGVGGELVDGAALAAGKDEVLTARAREFLSAVRLARAALEKGTQA, via the coding sequence ATGAGCCGCGAGGACATCGTTCAGCGTATCGAGTCGCTCGGCCTCGTCCCGGTGGTGCGCGCGAAGAGCGCGGAGGAGGCCATTCGCGCGACGGTCGCGCTGCGCGAAGGCGGGGTCGACGTCGTCGAGATAACGATGACGATACCGGACGCGTTGTCGGTCATGCGAGAGATCGCCGCGCGCATGGGAAACGACGTTCTGCTCGGCGCGGGCACCGTCCTCGACGCGGCGAGCGCGCGCGCGTGCATCGCGGCCGGCGCGCAGTTCGTCGTGAGCCCTGGGTTCGACAGGGACACGATCGTCGCGACGCACGAGCTGGGCAAGCCGGTTTTCCCGGGGGCGCTCACGCCGACCGAGATCATCGCGGCGTGGAAGGCCGGCGCGGACGCGGTGAAGGTGTTCCCCTGCTCGGCGATGGGAGGCGCGAAATACCTGCGCGCGCTGCGCGGGCCGCTGCCCGACGTGAAATTGATGCCGACCGGCGGCGTGAATCTGGAGACCGCGCGCGATTTCATCGCGGCAGGCGCCGTGGCGCTGGGCGTGGGCGGCGAGCTCGTGGACGGCGCTGCGCTCGCCGCAGGCAAAGACGAGGTGCTCACGGCGCGCGCGCGTGAGTTTCTGTCGGCGGTGCGACTCGCGCGCGCCGCGCTCGAAAAAGGCACGCAAGCATGA